The Bubalus kerabau isolate K-KA32 ecotype Philippines breed swamp buffalo chromosome 14, PCC_UOA_SB_1v2, whole genome shotgun sequence genome segment TGCTAACTTCTGTTCGGCTCACATTAGATCTTTCTAGCATTTTCACTGTTGGTTTCAAGGGAATGAAGCCAGATACCATCTTCACATCAACAATTGCCATATTGGAGGCTGGACAGCTTCCAATATAACTGACACTCAGTGAGATCTGGAAGCTGGTGTGGGCTTTGGGTCCATCACAAGTTTGGGGCAGAGTATGCACCTCCAAAGCAAATGGGAACTCGTCTTTTTTCGGGAGAATATTGTATTTCAAAGATGTCTGGAGGTAAACACATCCTTCTCCTGTGACTGACATGCTGTACTCTCCAGGCACTTCTGGCAGTGAAACCTGCTGTAGTAACAGGCGGTTGCTGTTTTCCACTTGGAATTTTGTGGAAAATGTCCCTGAAGACTGGATGGTCACCTGTGCAACCTTCCTAGCGCTGGTGAAAGTGGCTGCTCCGTATCTGGACAAGGCATGGAGAGCTACCACTGTGTCCTGGGTGGAGGAGAAGAGTCTACACCAAGGCACTGTTGGCCTATGCCTTTGCCCTGGCGGGTAACCAGGAAAGGAGGACAGAGGTACTGAGGTCACTGCATGAGGAAGCCGTGAAGGAAGATAATACCATGCACTGGACACGACCTCAGAAACCCAGGGCGCTCATGGAGGACATTTACCAACCCAGGGCTCCGTCTGTGGAGGTGGAGATGACGGCCTACGTGCTCCTTGCTCAGGTCACAGCCCAGCCGGCCCCGACCCCAGAGGACCTCGACCCTGCCACGAGCATCGTGAAGTGGATCTCAAAGCATTTTAGTTTTCTTATATAGACCCAATACATATCATCTTATGCCTTATCCTGTCATCACAATTTACAtattttgtgtgaaatatctttccTGGTTTCTCATGTGTAACATACTGGAATTTTGactgaaaactaaagaaaaagttaagagttagattttcttttttatatgttttcaggagaaaattttaaaatactgtatatcagattataaaatatttttctatatcatCAGTCTATTACTTGGTACCAGTTGCAGTGTAAAAACTCTAAGGCAAAAAATAGACATTCATAAGCTCTACTTCTTGTAAGAGTCAAGAGTATACATATGTTGTAGACAAATTTTCAATAATAAGGAGCTTA includes the following:
- the LOC129626903 gene encoding alpha-2-macroglobulin-like, which produces MIEMGTRNGGYITEERRSTVFIYLYSNVEEVGMETKQLIGDKISSPSALSVILETYCVNTITSKVTSVPLSSFPGYPPGQRHRPTVPWCRLFSSTQDTVVALHALSRYGAATFTSARKVAQVTIQSSGTFSTKFQVENSNRLLLQQVSLPEVPGEYSMSVTGEGCVYLQTSLKYNILPKKDEFPFALEVHTLPQTCDGPKAHTSFQISLSVSYIGSCPASNMAIVDVKMVSGFIPLKPTVKMLERSNVSRTEVSNNHVLIYLDKVTDETLTLTFTVLQDIPVRDLKPAIVKVYDYYETDEFAVAEYSAPCSKDTGNA